Proteins encoded within one genomic window of Cytophagales bacterium:
- a CDS encoding response regulator transcription factor: protein MNSDIKILVLEDEILLAKDLQGKLEDFGYHVEHVRSGEETLKAFQKDIPDLAVLDIEVEGEMDGLEIGSYITNTYGTPIIYLTQFKDLQTFQKAKKAKPVSYLTKPVNLWDLIRAIELSLEHAAIATNVEEKNYVLSKAIYLKSEEQHFEKVSIDDIYYLKAAGAYTEIHTTTKTFIFSDNISYFEKKLMAPQLMRVHRSWMINVNRVDSIDKSNLVVHDEKIPVGKSYKKTVQATFKLIS, encoded by the coding sequence GTGAATAGTGACATCAAAATACTAGTCCTGGAAGATGAAATACTGCTCGCTAAGGATCTGCAAGGGAAACTGGAAGACTTTGGTTATCATGTAGAACATGTTCGTAGCGGGGAAGAAACCCTGAAGGCTTTTCAAAAGGACATTCCGGACCTGGCCGTATTGGACATTGAGGTAGAAGGAGAAATGGATGGTTTGGAAATTGGATCCTACATCACCAATACTTACGGTACTCCAATCATTTACCTGACGCAGTTCAAGGACCTGCAAACTTTTCAGAAAGCTAAAAAGGCCAAACCTGTGTCCTACCTAACCAAGCCCGTCAATTTATGGGACCTGATCCGTGCCATTGAATTGAGCCTGGAGCACGCTGCGATCGCCACCAATGTGGAAGAGAAAAACTACGTGTTATCCAAGGCCATTTACCTGAAGTCCGAAGAGCAACACTTCGAGAAGGTGAGCATCGATGATATCTATTACCTAAAAGCAGCAGGGGCCTACACAGAAATCCATACCACAACCAAAACCTTCATCTTTTCAGATAACATCAGCTATTTCGAAAAGAAGCTGATGGCCCCACAATTGATGCGAGTACACCGATCGTGGATGATCAATGTCAACCGTGTAGATAGCATCGACAAGAGTAATTTGGTGGTACATGACGAAAAAATACCCGTTGGTAAAAGCTATAAAAAGACCGTTCAGGCCACGTTCAAGCTAATTTCATAG